The following are from one region of the Achromobacter xylosoxidans genome:
- a CDS encoding EAL domain-containing protein: MPRKLVIGIAIALAAAAALLPIGFALHMSWSRAVAGEQRYLDDQAQRILRDTQDLLDQTVATLRDLDELAFEPCSPQHIRHMRALALRDRAVDDLAYVAGGIVQCTTWGVPSYEEPLIPAQVELTNGGRLLLDAVPVLSPGIRMVAVRHGDYSALFEPGRFTEKALTDGAQLAVVLPGVGMLGTRNDPDLVLVSQALNGGKLDIDEAYLSAVARNADLAVVLLEPQTEALDMLPRERLFWLPMGTLVAAAMIALVVWLSRRRLSIAGELAAGIRRREFVVHYQPIIDLRTGRCIGAEALVRWIRRGGKTLRPDLFISIAEDNGLMARITEEVFRLVIRDMEELLGEDRGAHISVNLSASDLKDGGALRVLQRMLEGTVIDPRQIWLEATERGFMDVDKACSVIEQARAQGHAVAIDDFGTGYSSLSYLQRLPLDSLKIDKSFVDTIGTDSATHKVTDHIIDMAKSLNLLTVAEGIERQEQEDHLKAREVDFGQGWLYGKPMPAPEFIAYYKKNVASTPPPSRLPDARR; this comes from the coding sequence ATGCCGCGCAAGCTTGTAATCGGCATCGCCATCGCTCTCGCCGCCGCCGCGGCCCTGTTGCCCATCGGCTTCGCGCTGCACATGTCCTGGTCCCGCGCCGTCGCGGGCGAGCAGCGCTATCTGGACGACCAGGCTCAGCGCATCCTGAGGGACACCCAGGATCTGCTGGACCAGACCGTGGCCACGCTACGCGATCTGGACGAGCTGGCATTCGAGCCCTGTTCGCCCCAGCACATCCGCCATATGCGGGCGCTGGCCCTGCGGGACCGGGCCGTGGACGATCTGGCCTATGTGGCGGGCGGGATCGTCCAGTGCACCACCTGGGGCGTGCCCAGCTACGAAGAGCCGCTGATTCCGGCCCAGGTCGAACTGACCAACGGCGGACGCCTGTTGCTGGATGCGGTGCCCGTCTTGAGTCCCGGCATCAGGATGGTGGCGGTGCGCCACGGCGATTACAGCGCCTTGTTCGAACCCGGCCGGTTCACTGAAAAGGCGCTCACGGACGGCGCGCAACTCGCCGTGGTCCTGCCGGGCGTGGGCATGCTGGGAACCCGCAACGACCCCGATCTCGTGCTGGTGTCGCAGGCGCTGAATGGCGGCAAGCTGGACATCGACGAGGCCTACCTCAGCGCCGTCGCGCGCAATGCGGACCTGGCCGTCGTCCTGCTCGAACCGCAGACCGAAGCGCTGGACATGCTGCCGCGCGAGCGCCTGTTCTGGCTGCCCATGGGGACGCTGGTCGCGGCCGCCATGATCGCGCTGGTCGTCTGGCTGTCGCGCCGGCGCCTGTCGATCGCGGGCGAACTGGCCGCCGGCATCAGGCGGCGGGAATTCGTCGTCCACTACCAGCCCATCATCGACCTGCGCACAGGCCGCTGCATCGGCGCCGAGGCGCTGGTGCGCTGGATCCGGCGCGGCGGCAAGACCCTGAGACCCGACCTGTTCATCTCGATCGCCGAAGACAACGGCCTGATGGCCCGCATCACCGAAGAGGTGTTTCGCCTGGTGATCCGGGATATGGAGGAGCTGCTGGGCGAGGACCGGGGAGCGCACATCTCCGTCAACCTGAGCGCCAGCGATCTCAAGGATGGCGGGGCATTGCGGGTGTTGCAGCGCATGCTGGAAGGCACGGTCATCGATCCGCGGCAGATCTGGCTGGAAGCCACCGAGCGCGGCTTCATGGACGTGGACAAGGCCTGCAGCGTCATCGAACAGGCCCGTGCGCAAGGCCATGCCGTGGCCATCGATGACTTCGGCACGGGCTACTCCAGCCTGTCCTATCTGCAGCGGCTGCCGCTGGACTCGCTGAAGATCGACAAGTCCTTCGTCGACACCATCGGCACCGATTCCGCGACCCACAAGGTCACGGACCACATCATCGACATGGCCAAGTCGCTGAACCTGCTGACCGTGGCCGAAGGCATCGAGCGCCAGGAACAGGAAGACCACCTGAAAGCGCGCGAGGTGGATTTCGGCCAGGGTTGGCTGTACGGCAAGCCCATGCCGGCGCCGGAGTTCATCGCGTACTACAAGAAAAACGTGGCCAGCACGCCGCCGCCCAGTCGGCTGCCCGACGCGCGGAGATGA
- a CDS encoding Bug family tripartite tricarboxylate transporter substrate binding protein: MQRRQFMTGAAALGAALVLPATARAQDLPQGPVKIVVGFPAGGGTDVLARLLGQKLGVMWNIPVIVENRAGAAGIIAAEQVARQPNDGNTLLMAHVNSHGIAPGLQPKLAYSVERDFTPIALVGKTPTILLGGASQPAKTLPELVALCKAQPGKIVFGSAGSGSAQHLALEIFKARAGIDVLHVPYKGSAPLMNDLLGGHVQYCFEGMTTATPLVQSGKVIALAQTLQQRSKSHPNVPTVAEQGYPGFEASIWFGMVGPGKMPAAMVQRMNQDIDRVLAMPDVQEKLAQVGAEDGGGSVQRFADFMKQEQQKYAQTIRDAKIVAEG; encoded by the coding sequence ATGCAACGTAGGCAATTCATGACCGGCGCCGCGGCGCTGGGGGCCGCGCTGGTCCTGCCGGCGACGGCGCGGGCGCAAGACCTGCCGCAGGGGCCGGTGAAGATCGTGGTGGGCTTTCCGGCCGGCGGCGGCACCGACGTGCTGGCGCGCCTGCTGGGGCAGAAGCTGGGCGTGATGTGGAATATTCCCGTCATCGTCGAAAACCGCGCGGGCGCGGCCGGCATCATCGCCGCCGAACAGGTGGCGCGCCAGCCCAACGACGGCAATACGCTGTTGATGGCGCACGTCAACAGCCATGGGATCGCGCCGGGCCTGCAGCCCAAGCTGGCCTATTCGGTGGAGCGCGACTTCACGCCGATCGCCCTGGTCGGCAAGACGCCCACCATCTTGCTTGGCGGCGCCTCGCAACCCGCCAAGACGCTGCCCGAGCTGGTTGCGCTGTGCAAGGCGCAGCCGGGCAAGATCGTGTTCGGTTCGGCCGGTAGCGGTTCGGCGCAGCACCTGGCGCTGGAGATCTTCAAGGCCCGCGCGGGGATCGACGTGCTGCACGTGCCCTACAAGGGCTCGGCTCCCTTGATGAATGACCTGCTGGGCGGCCACGTGCAGTACTGCTTCGAAGGCATGACCACCGCCACGCCGCTGGTGCAGTCCGGCAAGGTGATCGCGTTGGCGCAGACCTTGCAGCAGCGCTCCAAGAGCCACCCCAACGTGCCGACCGTGGCCGAACAAGGCTATCCCGGATTCGAGGCCAGCATCTGGTTCGGCATGGTCGGTCCGGGCAAGATGCCCGCCGCCATGGTCCAGCGCATGAACCAGGACATCGACCGGGTGTTGGCGATGCCGGACGTGCAGGAAAAGCTGGCGCAGGTGGGGGCGGAGGACGGCGGCGGCAGCGTCCAGCGCTTTGCCGACTTCATGAAGCAGGAGCAGCAGAAGTACGCCCAGACCATACGCGACGCGAAGATCGTGGCGGAGGGCTGA
- a CDS encoding mandelate racemase/muconate lactonizing enzyme family protein yields the protein MPIIESIDVCAAAVPLDKVTSFSNRTVSTRHYGLVKVRSSDGVEGIGFCYVGSAGGAIFEAAVQNLLGPVLLGKDSLAVEGLWQAMYQEALLQGRQGTVMRALSALDIALWDLNAKTVGLPLHKYLGAVELETVPAYASGGYYLDGKTPQHLGEEMASYVDKGFRAVKMKTGRLSPAEEEARLKAAREAIGPDVELMMDCNNAWQDVTQAMQYIRRFEQYDPYFIEEPFGPDDIDSHAKLARLTRLPIATAEIGYGRWYHKELLDKGAAGILQTDAAVCGGITEWKRIAATAASYGVVVCPHWFHDVHAPLVAATPNARYVEFFWDDQVLNFRRLVDRQLTHKQGRVVLHQEPGLGFGFDERMVERYGKWSRVAG from the coding sequence GTGCCCATCATTGAATCCATAGACGTGTGCGCCGCCGCGGTGCCCCTGGACAAGGTCACCTCGTTTTCGAATCGCACCGTGTCGACGCGGCACTACGGCCTGGTGAAGGTCCGTTCCTCCGACGGCGTGGAAGGCATCGGCTTCTGCTACGTGGGCAGCGCCGGCGGCGCCATCTTTGAGGCCGCGGTGCAGAACCTGCTGGGTCCGGTGCTGCTGGGCAAGGATTCGCTCGCCGTCGAAGGCCTGTGGCAGGCGATGTACCAGGAAGCCCTGCTGCAAGGCCGGCAAGGCACGGTGATGCGCGCATTGAGCGCCCTGGATATCGCGCTGTGGGACCTGAACGCCAAGACCGTCGGCCTGCCGCTGCACAAGTATCTGGGCGCGGTCGAACTCGAAACCGTGCCGGCCTATGCCAGCGGCGGCTACTACCTCGACGGCAAGACGCCCCAGCACCTGGGCGAAGAAATGGCGAGCTACGTGGATAAGGGCTTTCGCGCCGTCAAGATGAAGACGGGCCGCCTGTCCCCGGCCGAGGAAGAGGCGCGTCTGAAGGCGGCGCGCGAGGCCATCGGCCCCGACGTCGAGTTGATGATGGACTGCAACAACGCCTGGCAGGACGTGACGCAGGCCATGCAGTACATCCGCCGCTTCGAACAGTACGATCCGTACTTCATCGAAGAACCCTTCGGCCCCGACGACATCGACAGCCACGCCAAGCTGGCGCGCCTGACGCGCCTGCCCATCGCCACCGCCGAGATCGGCTATGGCCGCTGGTATCACAAGGAGTTGCTGGACAAGGGCGCCGCAGGCATCCTGCAGACCGATGCCGCCGTCTGCGGCGGTATCACCGAATGGAAGCGCATCGCCGCCACCGCCGCCAGCTACGGCGTCGTGGTTTGCCCGCACTGGTTCCATGACGTGCATGCGCCGCTGGTCGCCGCGACGCCGAATGCGCGCTACGTCGAATTCTTCTGGGACGATCAGGTCCTGAACTTCCGCAGGCTGGTCGACCGCCAGTTGACGCACAAGCAGGGACGCGTGGTGCTGCATCAGGAGCCCGGCCTGGGCTTCGGTTTCGACGAGCGCATGGTCGAGCGCTACGGCAAGTGGAGCCGGGTCGCTGGCTGA
- a CDS encoding LysR family transcriptional regulator, translating into MDSRFLQTYVHVVELGSIAQAARHQGLTPATVQQRLRALEADMGSALIARSGRTVKPTQAGVRILERARAVLRDVRDLRSAASDTELPAGPLRLGATPTALTGIMPPVLRAWTARHPHIEIYIEPAPTTLLYGKVLSGELDGALLVHPLFAIPKTCAWRDLRQEPLVLVTPADMRVRDPLEVIAREPYICYDRSVVGGKMADDYLRARSLRPHVRFELDGIDSIAKLVSEGLGVALLPDWATIGEPSARVRRWPLPPPCPVRTVGAIWLRSGVRSALMQAFVEMAETQLGLD; encoded by the coding sequence GTGGATTCGCGCTTTCTGCAAACCTATGTGCACGTGGTGGAACTGGGCTCCATCGCCCAGGCCGCGCGCCACCAGGGGCTGACGCCCGCCACGGTGCAGCAGCGCCTGCGCGCGCTGGAAGCGGACATGGGCAGCGCCTTGATCGCGCGCTCCGGCCGCACGGTGAAGCCCACGCAGGCCGGCGTGCGGATCCTGGAGCGTGCCCGCGCCGTCCTGCGCGACGTGCGCGACCTGCGTTCGGCTGCGTCCGACACCGAACTGCCGGCCGGTCCGCTGCGCCTGGGCGCCACGCCCACCGCGCTGACCGGCATCATGCCGCCCGTGCTGCGCGCCTGGACTGCGCGCCATCCCCATATTGAAATCTACATAGAACCGGCGCCCACCACCCTGCTCTACGGCAAGGTGCTGTCCGGCGAACTGGACGGCGCGCTGCTGGTGCATCCCTTGTTCGCCATCCCCAAGACCTGCGCCTGGCGCGACCTGCGGCAAGAGCCGCTGGTGCTGGTCACGCCGGCCGATATGAGGGTGCGCGATCCGCTGGAAGTCATCGCGCGCGAACCCTACATCTGCTATGACCGCAGCGTGGTGGGCGGCAAGATGGCCGACGACTACCTGCGCGCGCGCAGCCTGCGGCCGCACGTACGCTTCGAGCTGGATGGAATCGATTCCATTGCCAAGCTGGTGTCGGAAGGATTGGGCGTGGCGCTGCTGCCGGATTGGGCGACCATCGGAGAACCGTCAGCCCGCGTCAGGCGCTGGCCTCTGCCGCCGCCCTGCCCGGTGCGCACCGTGGGCGCGATCTGGCTGCGCTCCGGCGTGCGTTCGGCGCTGATGCAGGCCTTCGTGGAAATGGCCGAGACTCAGCTCGGCCTGGACTGA
- a CDS encoding amidohydrolase family protein codes for MTDLFLKNVRAPQGGAVDVLVLDGRIQSIGFGLAAAPGVPVEDGAGALLLPGLVEGHTHLDKTTWDSPWYVNEVGPALTDRIENERVWRARSGHDAASHSRALALAFLREGATRIRTHVDIDTDAGLRHLEGVHATRQELAGRVEIQTVAFPQSGLLIRPGTAELLDQALAQGADVLGGLDPSAIDRDPARSLDVLFGLADKHHKPVDIHLHEPGELGAFTLDLILDRVQALGMQGKVVISHAFCLGGVDAKRLDGLLRRLAALDVALLTTAPPSRPVPAVRACREAGVTIFGGNDGIRDTWTPYGSPDMLARAMLIGLRNDLRRDDEVEWAFDCVTAAAARACGFADYGLAPGSRADLVLVDASCIAQAVATRAPRRLVVSGGVVVARDGRDANAQD; via the coding sequence ATGACCGATCTGTTTTTGAAAAATGTCCGCGCCCCGCAAGGCGGCGCGGTGGACGTGCTGGTGCTCGACGGACGTATCCAGAGCATCGGGTTCGGCCTCGCCGCCGCGCCCGGCGTGCCTGTCGAGGACGGCGCCGGCGCCTTGCTGCTGCCCGGCCTGGTCGAAGGCCATACGCACCTGGACAAGACCACCTGGGATTCGCCCTGGTACGTGAACGAAGTGGGCCCGGCGCTGACCGACCGCATCGAGAACGAACGCGTCTGGCGCGCCCGCAGCGGTCATGACGCGGCCAGCCATTCGCGCGCCCTGGCGCTGGCCTTCCTGCGCGAAGGCGCGACCCGCATCCGTACGCACGTGGATATCGATACCGATGCCGGGCTGCGCCACCTGGAGGGCGTGCATGCCACGCGCCAGGAGCTGGCCGGACGTGTCGAGATCCAGACCGTGGCCTTTCCCCAGTCGGGCCTGCTGATCCGGCCCGGTACGGCCGAACTGCTGGACCAGGCGCTGGCGCAGGGCGCGGACGTGCTGGGCGGGTTGGATCCCTCGGCCATAGACCGCGATCCGGCGAGGTCGCTCGACGTGCTGTTCGGCCTGGCGGACAAGCATCACAAGCCTGTCGATATCCATCTGCACGAGCCGGGCGAATTGGGCGCCTTTACCCTGGACCTGATCCTGGACCGCGTCCAGGCGCTGGGCATGCAGGGCAAGGTCGTCATCAGCCACGCCTTCTGTCTGGGCGGCGTGGACGCCAAGCGGCTGGACGGCCTGCTGCGGCGGCTGGCTGCGCTGGATGTGGCCTTGCTGACGACGGCGCCGCCGTCGCGGCCCGTGCCGGCCGTGCGCGCCTGCCGCGAGGCGGGGGTGACGATCTTCGGCGGCAACGACGGCATCCGCGATACCTGGACTCCCTACGGCAGCCCCGACATGCTGGCGCGCGCCATGCTGATCGGCCTGCGCAACGACCTGCGGCGCGACGACGAGGTCGAATGGGCGTTCGATTGCGTGACCGCGGCGGCGGCCCGCGCCTGCGGTTTCGCGGACTATGGCCTGGCGCCGGGTTCGCGCGCGGATCTGGTGCTGGTCGACGCCAGTTGTATTGCGCAAGCCGTGGCGACGCGCGCGCCGCGCCGCCTGGTGGTGTCGGGCGGCGTGGTCGTGGCCCGCGACGGCCGCGACGCAAACGCACAGGACTGA
- a CDS encoding virulence factor, producing the protein MKKWLIAGAGAAGLLISSVALARVDVGISIGIPGVVYPAPVYVAPQPVYVPPPPPVYYRPAPVYVAPPVVYPAPVYYRGGGRYYDRGYYYGRGRGHGHDYYRGRGRGHDHDD; encoded by the coding sequence ATGAAAAAATGGCTTATCGCTGGTGCTGGTGCCGCTGGTCTGCTGATCTCCAGCGTCGCCCTGGCTCGGGTGGACGTCGGCATCTCGATCGGCATACCGGGGGTCGTGTACCCCGCGCCGGTCTACGTCGCGCCGCAGCCGGTATACGTGCCGCCCCCGCCGCCCGTCTATTACCGCCCCGCGCCGGTGTACGTCGCACCGCCGGTGGTCTATCCGGCGCCGGTGTATTACCGCGGCGGCGGCCGCTACTATGACCGCGGCTACTACTATGGCCGCGGGCGCGGACATGGACACGATTATTACCGCGGCCGGGGCCGCGGACACGACCACGACGATTAA
- the serS gene encoding serine--tRNA ligase, with the protein MLDPILLRKDLQTVVDRLKSRGVSFDTERFNELESRRKAVQTETESLQARRNALAKQIGQLKAKGEDASAVMAESQAVPVRLKQLEEELAALQQPLNELLMSVPNLPHASVPLGESADDNVEVRRWLPGAAGADGNPPALAFEARDHVAIGEPLGLDFDMAAKLSGARFSFMRGPIARLHRALSQFMLDLQTGTHGYTECYTPYIVNASTLYGTGQLPKFKDDMFAVSKGGGDDDPKVDDQGKPYVREDQYLISTSEITLTSVARDTIQAAADLPLKLTAHTPCFRSEAGSGGRDTRGMIRQHQFDKVEMVQITQPDQSYEALEDMVGHAERVLQLLGLPYRVVLLCTGDMGFGSAKTYDLEVWLPAQNTWREISSVSNCETFQARRMQARFRNAQGKPEYVHTLNGSGLAVGRALVAVLENHQQADGSVLIPEALQPYMGGLTVLNPVPKA; encoded by the coding sequence ATGCTAGACCCGATACTGCTGCGCAAAGACCTGCAAACCGTCGTAGACCGCCTCAAGAGCCGTGGCGTGTCCTTCGACACGGAACGGTTCAATGAGCTGGAATCCCGCCGCAAGGCCGTCCAGACCGAAACCGAGTCCCTGCAAGCCCGCCGCAACGCGCTGGCCAAGCAGATCGGCCAGCTCAAGGCCAAGGGCGAGGACGCCAGCGCCGTCATGGCCGAATCGCAGGCCGTGCCTGTGCGCCTGAAGCAGCTGGAAGAAGAGCTGGCCGCCTTGCAGCAGCCGCTCAACGAACTGCTGATGTCGGTGCCCAACCTGCCGCACGCCAGCGTGCCGCTGGGCGAATCCGCCGACGACAACGTCGAAGTGCGCCGCTGGCTGCCGGGCGCGGCTGGCGCCGACGGCAATCCGCCGGCCCTGGCCTTCGAGGCCCGCGACCACGTCGCCATCGGCGAACCGCTGGGCCTGGATTTCGACATGGCCGCCAAGCTGTCCGGCGCCCGCTTCTCGTTCATGCGCGGCCCCATCGCCCGCCTGCACCGCGCGCTGTCGCAGTTCATGCTGGACCTGCAGACGGGCACGCACGGTTATACCGAGTGCTACACCCCCTACATCGTCAACGCCTCGACGCTGTACGGCACGGGCCAGCTGCCGAAGTTCAAGGACGACATGTTCGCCGTGTCCAAGGGCGGCGGCGACGACGATCCCAAGGTCGACGATCAGGGCAAGCCGTACGTGCGTGAAGACCAGTACCTGATCTCCACCTCGGAAATCACCTTGACCAGCGTGGCGCGCGACACCATCCAGGCTGCCGCCGACCTGCCGCTCAAGCTTACGGCGCACACGCCGTGCTTCCGCTCGGAAGCCGGCAGCGGCGGCCGCGATACCCGCGGCATGATCCGCCAACACCAGTTCGACAAGGTCGAAATGGTGCAGATCACCCAGCCGGATCAGTCCTACGAGGCGCTGGAAGACATGGTGGGCCACGCCGAGCGCGTGCTGCAGCTGCTGGGCCTGCCGTACCGCGTGGTGCTGCTGTGCACGGGCGACATGGGCTTTGGTTCGGCCAAGACCTATGACCTGGAAGTGTGGCTGCCGGCGCAGAACACCTGGCGCGAGATTTCCTCGGTGTCGAACTGCGAAACTTTCCAGGCCCGCCGCATGCAGGCGCGCTTCCGCAATGCCCAGGGCAAGCCGGAATACGTGCACACGCTCAACGGTTCCGGTCTGGCTGTGGGCCGCGCGCTGGTCGCCGTGCTGGAAAACCACCAGCAAGCCGACGGCAGCGTGCTGATTCCGGAGGCGCTGCAGCCTTACATGGGCGGCCTGACGGTGCTGAATCCGGTGCCGAAAGCCTGA
- a CDS encoding replication-associated recombination protein A codes for MSNDLFAADPAHRPYVPLAERLRPRTLSDVVGQSHLLGPDKPLRVAFDSGRPHSMIFWGPPGVGKTTLARLMADGFDAQFIAISAVLGGVKDIRDAVTVAQVAQGQGRRTILFVDEVHRFNKAQQDAFLPYVESGLFTFIGATTENPSFEVNSALLSRARVYVLQSLTAEELQQLVDRAVQALNDGLEEGERIHVEADAREQLAAWADGDARRLISAVEVVAESAQAAGRDTVDAAWLEISLSQNLRRFDKGGDAFYDQISALHKSVRGSNPDAALYWFCRMIDGGADPKYLSRRLVRMAVEDIGLADPRATDLAVNGADIYERLGSPEGELALAQAVVYMACAAKSNAVYNAYNQARKFAAEHGSAPVPIHLRNAPTKLMKQLGHGKAYRYAHDEPHGYAAAEQYFPDGLNPSFYRPTDRGLEAKIQQKLAFLRELDAQERAKKR; via the coding sequence ATGAGCAACGATCTCTTCGCGGCCGATCCTGCGCATCGGCCCTATGTGCCCCTGGCCGAGCGGCTGCGCCCGCGGACGCTGTCCGACGTGGTCGGGCAGTCGCATCTGCTGGGGCCGGACAAGCCCCTGCGCGTCGCCTTCGACTCGGGCCGGCCGCATTCCATGATCTTCTGGGGGCCGCCAGGCGTGGGCAAGACCACGCTGGCGCGCCTGATGGCGGACGGCTTCGACGCGCAGTTCATCGCCATCTCGGCGGTGCTGGGCGGGGTCAAGGACATCCGCGATGCCGTCACGGTGGCGCAGGTGGCGCAGGGCCAGGGACGCCGCACCATCCTCTTCGTCGACGAGGTGCACCGCTTCAACAAGGCGCAGCAGGATGCCTTCCTGCCCTATGTGGAAAGCGGGCTGTTCACCTTCATCGGCGCCACCACCGAAAACCCCTCGTTCGAGGTCAATTCGGCGTTGTTGTCGCGGGCGCGGGTGTACGTGCTGCAATCGCTTACCGCCGAGGAACTGCAGCAACTGGTCGACCGCGCCGTGCAGGCCCTGAACGACGGGCTGGAAGAGGGCGAACGCATCCATGTCGAGGCCGACGCGCGTGAACAACTGGCGGCCTGGGCCGACGGCGACGCGCGCCGCCTGATCAGCGCGGTCGAAGTGGTGGCCGAGTCGGCGCAAGCCGCCGGCCGCGACACGGTGGACGCGGCCTGGCTGGAGATCTCGCTGTCGCAGAACCTGCGCCGCTTCGACAAGGGCGGCGACGCGTTCTACGACCAGATCAGCGCCCTGCACAAGTCGGTGCGCGGCTCCAACCCCGACGCCGCGCTGTACTGGTTCTGCCGCATGATCGACGGCGGCGCCGATCCCAAGTACCTCTCGCGCCGCCTGGTGCGCATGGCGGTGGAGGACATCGGCCTGGCCGATCCCCGCGCCACGGACCTGGCCGTGAACGGCGCCGATATCTATGAACGCCTGGGTTCGCCGGAAGGCGAGCTGGCGCTGGCGCAGGCCGTGGTCTACATGGCCTGCGCGGCCAAGTCGAACGCCGTCTACAACGCCTACAACCAGGCGCGCAAGTTCGCGGCCGAGCACGGCAGCGCGCCGGTGCCGATCCATCTGCGCAACGCGCCTACCAAATTGATGAAGCAGCTGGGCCATGGCAAGGCCTACCGCTACGCGCACGACGAGCCGCACGGCTACGCCGCCGCCGAGCAATATTTCCCCGATGGACTCAATCCCTCCTTCTATCGGCCGACCGATCGCGGCCTGGAGGCTAAAATCCAGCAAAAGCTGGCATTCCTGCGCGAGCTGGACGCGCAGGAACGCGCCAAGAAACGGTAA
- a CDS encoding deaminated glutathione amidase, with protein MLKVALGQFAVSRVWEENAQVCIDLMERARAGGAGLLVLPEGILARDITDPQIVLKAAQPLDGPFMSRLLEASRGSQLATMMCVHVPTGEGRVWNTLVTLQDGKILSQYRKLHLYDAFNMKESTNVTPGVDIPPLLDIGGLRVGLMTCYDVRFPELARRLALDGADLLVLPAAWVRGPLKEMHWEVLVTARALENTCYVAATGECGERNIGCSMVVDPLGVVTARAGEAPALVFADIDPERLAHARKVLPVLANRRFAPPGLA; from the coding sequence ATGCTGAAAGTTGCTTTGGGCCAGTTCGCCGTCAGCCGCGTCTGGGAAGAAAACGCCCAGGTCTGCATCGACCTGATGGAACGTGCCCGCGCCGGCGGCGCCGGCCTGCTGGTCTTGCCCGAAGGCATCCTGGCCCGCGACATCACCGATCCGCAGATCGTCCTGAAGGCCGCCCAGCCGCTGGACGGCCCCTTCATGAGCCGCCTGCTGGAAGCCAGCCGCGGTTCGCAACTGGCGACCATGATGTGCGTGCACGTGCCGACCGGGGAAGGGCGGGTCTGGAACACGCTGGTGACGCTGCAAGATGGCAAGATCCTGTCGCAATACCGCAAGCTGCACCTGTACGACGCCTTCAACATGAAGGAATCCACCAACGTCACGCCCGGCGTCGACATCCCGCCGCTGCTGGACATCGGCGGCCTGCGCGTGGGCCTCATGACCTGTTACGACGTGCGCTTCCCCGAACTGGCGCGGCGCCTGGCGCTGGACGGCGCGGACCTGCTGGTGCTGCCTGCCGCCTGGGTGCGCGGTCCGTTGAAGGAAATGCACTGGGAAGTGCTGGTCACGGCGCGCGCGCTGGAGAACACCTGCTATGTGGCGGCCACGGGCGAATGCGGCGAACGCAACATCGGCTGCAGCATGGTGGTGGATCCGCTGGGCGTGGTGACGGCGCGGGCGGGCGAAGCCCCGGCGCTGGTGTTCGCCGATATCGACCCCGAACGCCTGGCGCATGCCCGCAAGGTATTGCCGGTGCTGGCGAACCGGCGCTTCGCGCCGCCGGGACTGGCCTAG